One genomic window of Gallaecimonas sp. GXIMD4217 includes the following:
- a CDS encoding efflux RND transporter periplasmic adaptor subunit, translating into MKRRFCAALLWLPLWLWASEQDAHTEHESAVQLTPAQQRRLDIQIQPLEPRALLSLVQIPAEIKADRYRQSLVAPRIASQVVARHVGLGDWLRAGTPLVTLFSEAMAERQSALRLAWREWQRAQALSDEVLSAQRRDEIRARYEQALAAAQAVGLEAADIDEVQSDQPLRFGEYRLRAGQPGRVLDDDFSLGESIQAGQPLLRLLDERVLWVEAALPVSQAQALAGGGQAWVLAGEERAPASVQTLSHRIDPRTRTHRLRLSLDNADDRFHDGQYVEVQFAQGTGELGLVLPDEALVQGPDGDWQVFVAEGEGRFEPREVELGERLAGGYRIQGLDAGTPVVVKGAFFLASELAKAGFDAHGH; encoded by the coding sequence ATGAAACGCAGATTCTGTGCAGCCCTGCTGTGGCTGCCGCTATGGCTGTGGGCAAGCGAACAGGACGCCCACACCGAACACGAAAGCGCGGTGCAGCTGACCCCGGCCCAGCAACGCCGGCTCGACATCCAGATCCAGCCCCTTGAGCCCAGGGCGCTGCTGTCCCTGGTCCAGATCCCGGCCGAAATCAAGGCCGACCGCTACCGCCAGAGCCTGGTGGCGCCCCGCATCGCCTCCCAGGTGGTGGCCCGCCATGTCGGCCTCGGCGACTGGCTCCGGGCCGGCACTCCCCTGGTCACGCTCTTCTCCGAGGCCATGGCCGAGCGCCAGTCGGCCCTGCGCCTGGCCTGGCGGGAATGGCAACGGGCCCAGGCCTTGAGCGACGAGGTGCTCAGCGCCCAGCGCCGGGACGAGATCCGCGCCCGCTACGAGCAGGCCCTGGCCGCCGCCCAGGCGGTGGGCCTGGAAGCGGCCGACATCGACGAGGTGCAGTCCGACCAGCCGCTGCGCTTTGGCGAATACCGGCTGCGCGCCGGCCAGCCGGGACGGGTGCTGGACGACGATTTCAGCCTGGGCGAGAGCATCCAGGCCGGCCAGCCGCTGCTGCGGCTGCTGGATGAGCGGGTGCTCTGGGTGGAGGCGGCGCTGCCGGTGAGCCAGGCCCAGGCCCTGGCCGGGGGTGGGCAGGCCTGGGTACTGGCCGGGGAGGAGCGAGCCCCGGCTTCCGTCCAGACCCTGTCGCACCGGATTGATCCCAGGACCCGCACCCACCGGCTGCGACTGAGCCTGGACAACGCCGACGACCGCTTCCACGACGGCCAGTACGTCGAGGTGCAGTTCGCGCAAGGCACAGGCGAGCTGGGCCTGGTGCTGCCCGACGAGGCCCTGGTACAGGGCCCGGACGGCGACTGGCAGGTGTTCGTGGCCGAAGGGGAAGGGCGCTTCGAACCCAGGGAAGTGGAACTGGGCGAGCGTCTGGCCGGCGGTTACCGGATCCAGGGCCTGGACGCCGGCACCCCTGTGGTGGTCAAGGGCGCCTTCTTCCTGGCCTCGGAGCTGGCCAAGGCCGGCTTCGACGCCCACGGCCACTAG
- a CDS encoding LysR family transcriptional regulator has protein sequence MKIRQLSHLKVLAEIGHFGRAAQALNITQPALSRSIQALETALDLPIIDRSQKRVALTPHGELVLARARDILIAEQRLKRDVALFKGEDIGDIVVGASAIPAAVLLTPALCRCLDSHPRLHAELVVGNWREMLRAVQNSEVDLAIVDISGLGEEQGVDIHPLPPNRVGFVARQDHPLAGQELELAELAGFALAVPRAMKEGLFEQLFAGRGYQGSGLKISLRYEMFNVIKPAMLGSNMIALVPEMVLGQASLGGRLAMLKVTDMPEMEARFGIIVRSGAMMAPATRLLCQAIQALARELAA, from the coding sequence GTGAAGATCCGCCAGTTGTCGCACCTGAAGGTCCTGGCCGAGATCGGCCATTTCGGCCGCGCCGCCCAGGCACTCAATATCACTCAGCCGGCCCTCAGCCGATCCATCCAGGCATTGGAGACGGCCCTGGATCTGCCCATCATCGACCGCAGCCAGAAACGGGTGGCGCTGACGCCCCACGGCGAGCTGGTGCTGGCCCGGGCCCGGGATATCCTCATTGCCGAGCAGCGCCTCAAGCGGGATGTGGCCCTGTTCAAGGGCGAGGACATCGGCGACATCGTGGTGGGGGCCAGCGCCATCCCGGCGGCGGTGCTGCTGACCCCGGCCCTGTGCCGCTGCCTGGATAGCCATCCGCGGCTTCATGCCGAACTGGTGGTGGGCAACTGGCGCGAGATGCTCAGGGCGGTCCAGAACAGCGAGGTGGATCTGGCCATAGTGGACATCAGCGGCCTGGGTGAGGAACAGGGCGTGGATATCCACCCGCTGCCACCCAACAGGGTCGGCTTCGTGGCCCGCCAGGACCATCCGCTGGCCGGGCAGGAGCTGGAACTGGCCGAGTTGGCCGGCTTTGCCCTGGCGGTGCCCAGGGCCATGAAGGAAGGCCTCTTTGAGCAGCTGTTCGCTGGCCGGGGTTACCAGGGCTCCGGCCTCAAGATCAGCCTCCGCTACGAGATGTTCAACGTGATCAAGCCCGCCATGCTGGGCTCGAACATGATAGCCCTGGTCCCGGAGATGGTGCTTGGCCAGGCCAGCCTGGGCGGTCGGCTGGCCATGCTGAAGGTGACCGACATGCCCGAGATGGAGGCCAGGTTCGGCATCATTGTACGCAGCGGTGCCATGATGGCGCCGGCCACCAGGCTGCTGTGCCAGGCGATCCAGGCCCTGGCCCGGGAGCTGGCCGCCTAG
- a CDS encoding GNAT family N-acetyltransferase → MTIAFHDQPEPALLERLSQAIRAFNRARWPAVERRPLALTIKDAGGELLAGIDGTTFGNWLFIDHLWVSEALRGQGRGGELLLAMEEAARARGCTRALLDTLDFQARPFYEHHGYRVAFTLNDYPLDGARYYMTKAL, encoded by the coding sequence ATGACCATAGCGTTCCACGACCAGCCGGAGCCGGCCCTGCTCGAGCGCCTCAGCCAGGCGATCCGCGCCTTCAACCGGGCCCGTTGGCCGGCCGTCGAGCGCCGGCCCCTGGCACTGACCATCAAGGACGCCGGCGGCGAGCTGCTGGCCGGCATCGACGGCACCACCTTCGGCAACTGGCTGTTCATCGACCACCTCTGGGTATCCGAGGCCCTGCGCGGCCAGGGCAGGGGCGGCGAGCTGCTCCTGGCCATGGAAGAGGCGGCCCGGGCCCGGGGCTGCACCAGGGCGTTGCTGGATACCCTGGACTTCCAGGCCAGGCCCTTCTATGAGCACCACGGCTACCGGGTCGCCTTCACCCTGAACGATTACCCCCTGGACGGGGCCCGTTACTACATGACCAAGGCGCTCTAG
- a CDS encoding RES family NAD+ phosphorylase produces the protein MARITAWRVADPEFAKTAEEMMSGEGAFLYGGRWNSKGTHMVYLGSSLALAAMELLVHLGRSDVLMTFNKMPVHFDEALVMELDLGSLPDNWADATMASSVMETGNTWVQEGQSLLLKVPSVVIPGEFNYLFNPQHPDADQVLFGDITPFRFDPRLLK, from the coding sequence ATGGCGCGGATCACCGCATGGAGAGTGGCTGATCCCGAGTTCGCGAAAACGGCCGAGGAGATGATGTCCGGCGAAGGGGCCTTCCTGTATGGCGGCCGCTGGAACAGCAAGGGGACGCACATGGTGTACCTGGGCTCCAGCCTGGCCCTGGCCGCCATGGAGTTGTTGGTGCATCTGGGACGAAGTGACGTGCTGATGACCTTCAACAAGATGCCGGTCCACTTCGATGAGGCACTGGTGATGGAGCTGGATCTGGGCTCACTGCCGGACAACTGGGCCGATGCCACCATGGCGTCGTCGGTCATGGAGACCGGCAACACCTGGGTACAGGAAGGGCAAAGCCTCCTACTGAAGGTGCCCAGCGTGGTGATCCCCGGGGAATTCAATTACCTCTTTAACCCCCAGCATCCCGACGCAGACCAGGTGCTGTTTGGCGACATCACGCCATTTCGATTCGACCCCAGGCTGCTTAAATAG
- a CDS encoding antitoxin Xre/MbcA/ParS toxin-binding domain-containing protein, whose protein sequence is MRFIAATSRKGKGPRNALDKVIGHQVLEPGEVLREIRQGLNFGAVEVLLEELKTTKREIGNLLSIPASTLRRRELAGRLHVDESDRVVRYARLKDAAVQLMHGDNEAAVQWLHTPQQLLQNETPIQHATTEVGAREVEDLIGRLRHGVFS, encoded by the coding sequence ATGCGCTTTATTGCCGCCACCAGCCGCAAAGGCAAGGGTCCGCGCAACGCCTTGGACAAGGTGATAGGGCACCAGGTGCTGGAGCCGGGCGAGGTGCTGCGTGAGATCCGCCAGGGCCTGAACTTTGGCGCCGTCGAAGTTCTGCTGGAGGAGCTGAAGACCACCAAGCGGGAGATCGGCAACCTGCTGTCGATCCCGGCCTCGACGCTGCGCCGGCGCGAGCTGGCCGGACGGCTGCACGTTGACGAGAGCGATCGGGTGGTCCGCTACGCCCGCCTGAAGGATGCCGCGGTGCAGCTGATGCACGGTGACAACGAGGCGGCGGTCCAGTGGCTCCACACGCCCCAGCAGCTGCTGCAGAATGAAACGCCCATACAACACGCCACCACAGAGGTGGGGGCCAGGGAAGTGGAAGATCTCATTGGCCGGCTCAGGCACGGGGTCTTCAGCTGA
- the sbcB gene encoding exodeoxyribonuclease I, with amino-acid sequence MSNDATLLWHDYETFGADPKKDRPAQFAAIRTDLDLNEVGEPLEWYCQPPNDYLPRPGACLVTGITPQIAQARGLGEPEFMARIHAEMSKPNTCVVGYNSIRFDDEVSRFGFYRNFFDPYSREWQHGNSRWDLLDVVRATYALRPEGINWPEHEDGKPSFKLEHLTQANGISHADAHDAVSDVRATIALARLIKEKQPRLFDFFFKLRRKQAVAELIDVINLKPLVHSSGKIPALQGCTTYVAPLVWHPVNKNAVIVVDLNGDLGPLLKLDDAALKARLYTPQAELAEGESRPPVKLVHINKCPILAPAKTLTPERADELGIDRQRCRENLETLKAHPELRDKLVTLFSEDGERPAQDADEALYGGFFSDQDRATMEVVRRMDPQQLASGDVKFQDPRLNTLLFRYRARNYPHTLSEAEAQKWQRHREEVLVHGGSGYGMEDLMLELETLAQEKQDDSRAMNILKAVYDYAQSL; translated from the coding sequence ATGAGCAACGACGCTACCCTTCTCTGGCACGATTACGAGACCTTCGGCGCCGATCCCAAGAAGGACAGGCCGGCCCAGTTCGCCGCCATCCGCACCGATCTGGATCTCAACGAGGTGGGCGAGCCCCTGGAGTGGTACTGCCAGCCCCCCAACGATTACCTGCCGAGGCCGGGCGCCTGCCTGGTGACCGGCATCACCCCGCAGATAGCCCAGGCCCGGGGCCTGGGCGAGCCGGAGTTCATGGCCAGGATCCACGCCGAGATGAGCAAGCCCAACACCTGCGTGGTGGGCTACAACTCCATTCGTTTCGACGACGAAGTCAGCCGCTTCGGTTTCTATCGCAACTTTTTCGACCCCTACAGCCGTGAATGGCAGCACGGCAACTCCCGCTGGGATCTGCTGGATGTGGTGCGGGCCACCTATGCGCTGCGCCCGGAGGGCATCAACTGGCCCGAGCACGAGGACGGCAAGCCCAGCTTCAAGCTGGAGCACCTGACCCAGGCCAACGGCATCAGCCATGCCGATGCCCACGACGCCGTTTCAGACGTGCGGGCCACCATCGCCCTGGCCAGGCTGATCAAGGAAAAGCAGCCCAGGCTGTTCGACTTCTTCTTCAAGCTCAGGCGCAAGCAGGCGGTGGCGGAGCTCATCGACGTCATCAACCTCAAGCCCCTGGTGCACAGCTCCGGCAAGATCCCCGCCCTGCAGGGCTGCACCACCTATGTGGCGCCCCTGGTCTGGCACCCGGTCAACAAGAACGCCGTCATCGTCGTCGATCTCAACGGCGATCTGGGGCCGCTGCTGAAACTGGACGACGCCGCCCTCAAGGCCCGCCTCTACACCCCCCAGGCCGAGCTGGCCGAAGGGGAGTCCAGGCCGCCGGTGAAGCTGGTGCACATCAACAAGTGCCCCATACTGGCGCCCGCCAAGACCCTGACCCCGGAACGGGCCGATGAGCTGGGCATAGACCGCCAGCGCTGCCGGGAGAACCTGGAGACCCTCAAGGCCCACCCTGAGCTCAGGGACAAGCTGGTGACCCTGTTCAGCGAGGACGGGGAGCGGCCGGCCCAGGACGCCGACGAGGCCCTGTACGGAGGCTTCTTCAGCGATCAGGACAGGGCCACCATGGAGGTGGTGCGCAGGATGGATCCCCAGCAGCTGGCCAGCGGCGACGTGAAGTTCCAGGATCCGCGCCTGAACACCCTGCTGTTTCGCTACCGGGCCCGCAACTATCCCCACACCCTCAGCGAGGCCGAGGCCCAGAAGTGGCAGCGCCACCGGGAGGAGGTGCTGGTGCACGGCGGCAGCGGCTACGGCATGGAAGATCTGATGCTGGAGCTGGAAACCCTGGCCCAGGAGAAACAGGACGACAGCCGCGCCATGAACATCCTCAAGGCGGTCTACGACTACGCCCAGTCCCTCTAA